From Topomyia yanbarensis strain Yona2022 chromosome 1, ASM3024719v1, whole genome shotgun sequence, one genomic window encodes:
- the LOC131683308 gene encoding uncharacterized protein LOC131683308, whose translation MAKLIALGATILALTATVLASNDQPSNVEARIQIVENISAFRAAHPELNLVPVESTRSPRQQILYTLGNRVSGDRLVAADQNGQSWTTFQDVALTLAYPQSGVGAVISYIHVVVNQSSNLGRGYVVAGGIGQRYIQLVIEASRTNYFNYDAQIYGK comes from the exons ATGGCTAAATTAATCGCATTGGGAGCCACAATCCTGGCCCTGACTGCTACGGTCCTTGCCAGCAACGATCAACCATCGAACGTTGAAGCCCGTATCCAAATCGTGGAGAACATTTCCGCCTTCCGAGCGGCCCATCCCGAACTAAACCTTGTTCCCGTGGAAAGCACTCGAAGCCCCCGGCAGCAAATTTTGTACACTCTCGGAAATAGAGTTTCAG GAGATCGACTGGTCGCCGCCGACCAGAATGGTCAATCGTGGACAACATTCCAGGATGTTGCGCTGACTCTGGCCTATCCACAATCCGGAGTCGGTGCAGTGATCAGCTACATCCATGTGGTGGTGAACCAAAGTTCGAACCTGGGCCGAGGCTATGTGGTGGCCGGAGGAATCGGTCAGCGATATATTCAGCTAGTGATTGAGGCCTCTCGAACAAACTACTTTAACTATGATGCTCAAATCTATGGGAAGTAG